From Bosea sp. NBC_00550, the proteins below share one genomic window:
- a CDS encoding Gfo/Idh/MocA family protein, whose amino-acid sequence MPRRSRLALIGAGIMGRHHLAVAMANPEFEVVGVADPTAAALEVHRSKGLAVFEDHRRMLDELRPDCAVIATPNAYHVPAAVDCIERGVAALVEKPVGDTMVAVRTLSAAVAGSAVPVLVGHHRRHNPLLRAAANHVAAGGIGKLVATVGLWLRRKPDEYFRESWKMQSAGGGVLLINTIHDFDCLRMICGEIESVQAMTSNATRGYDVEDTAAICLRFVGGALGTITVSDATVAPWCWEMTSQEDPRFAHVPENSYLVCGSTGSLAVPTLESWSNAPNGGREAAFSRQRLYYVAADSMTEQMAHFARVVRREEPPLVGVDDAAHTLAATLAVSRSAKLGRAVSLAEMLEG is encoded by the coding sequence ATGCCACGCCGTTCCCGCCTCGCCTTGATCGGTGCCGGTATCATGGGCCGTCATCATCTGGCCGTGGCCATGGCCAATCCGGAGTTCGAGGTCGTCGGTGTCGCCGATCCGACTGCCGCCGCGCTGGAGGTTCATCGAAGCAAGGGTTTGGCCGTCTTCGAGGACCACCGTCGGATGCTGGACGAGCTGAGACCCGATTGCGCCGTCATCGCCACCCCCAATGCGTACCACGTCCCCGCCGCGGTCGACTGCATCGAGCGCGGCGTCGCCGCTCTCGTGGAGAAGCCGGTCGGCGACACCATGGTGGCGGTCCGGACACTGAGCGCAGCCGTTGCGGGAAGCGCGGTGCCGGTGCTCGTCGGGCATCACCGGCGCCACAACCCGCTCCTCAGGGCCGCGGCGAACCATGTCGCAGCGGGCGGTATCGGCAAGCTCGTGGCCACAGTGGGACTCTGGCTGAGGCGCAAGCCCGACGAGTATTTCCGCGAAAGCTGGAAAATGCAGAGCGCGGGCGGCGGCGTGCTCCTGATCAACACGATCCACGATTTCGATTGCCTGCGGATGATCTGCGGCGAAATCGAAAGCGTCCAGGCGATGACGTCAAACGCCACGCGCGGTTACGACGTGGAAGACACTGCCGCGATCTGCCTGCGCTTCGTTGGCGGGGCACTTGGCACGATCACCGTGTCAGATGCGACGGTGGCACCTTGGTGCTGGGAAATGACCTCCCAGGAGGACCCCCGCTTCGCGCATGTGCCCGAGAATTCCTATCTCGTCTGCGGTTCAACGGGCTCGTTGGCGGTGCCGACGCTGGAGAGCTGGTCGAACGCCCCAAATGGCGGCCGCGAGGCGGCGTTTTCGCGACAGCGTCTCTATTACGTCGCCGCAGATTCGATGACCGAGCAGATGGCGCATTTCGCGCGCGTCGTGCGCCGGGAGGAGCCGCCGCTGGTCGGCGTCGACGATGCCGCGCATACGCTCGCGGCCACGTTGGCGGTATCCCGATCGGCCAAGCTTGGCCGCGCCGTTTCCCTCGCGGAGATGCTGGAGGGCTGA